From Hymenobacter sedentarius, a single genomic window includes:
- a CDS encoding family 43 glycosylhydrolase: MLRILSFFSLFTLLSFATQAQPNTPAPTRRTYCNPLNLDYGYTPIPGFATAGRHRATADPVITRYKGDYYLFSTNQWGYWWSHDLNHWKFIPRHFLRPEHKVYDDLCAPAVFVLGDTLLVYGSTHEKNFPIWMSSNPKSDDWKEAVHNFQVGAWDPDFFLDTDGKLYLYWGSSNEFPLYGQQISRKTFQPIGEPKAMFGLNDKQFGWQRFGEYLDNTFLDPFMEGAWMTKHNGRYYLQYGAPGTEFSGYADGVQVADQPLGPFTPQPHNPFAYKPGGFVRGAGHGNTFQDAWANWWHVSTTVINVKNNFERRLGLWPAGFDADGTLYTNTTFGDYPHYLPNGPADHLQPQFTGWMLLNYQRPVRVSSTLGSYLPNYAVDESIKTYWSAATANPGEYIQTDLGSVSTVRAIQINYADQDATFLGKSKGVYHQYKLYSSLDGKTWKVLVDKSRNKTDVPHDYIELPAPIKTRFLKLENVHMPTGKFAISGLRVFGLGSGAKPTPVKGFVVLRTEKDKRSAWLRWAPNDKAYAYNIYTGLAPDKLYSCIMVHGANDYYFKGMDKDRPYYFTIEAINENGVSTRTPVTLAK, encoded by the coding sequence ATGCTCCGAATCCTCAGCTTCTTCAGTCTCTTCACGCTTCTCAGCTTCGCCACTCAGGCGCAGCCCAACACCCCCGCGCCCACCCGCCGCACCTACTGCAACCCGCTCAACCTGGACTACGGCTACACGCCTATTCCGGGATTTGCCACTGCCGGCCGGCACCGCGCCACCGCCGACCCGGTTATCACGCGCTACAAGGGCGACTACTACCTGTTCTCGACCAACCAGTGGGGCTACTGGTGGAGCCACGATTTGAACCACTGGAAGTTCATTCCCCGCCACTTCCTGCGCCCTGAGCACAAGGTGTATGACGACTTATGCGCCCCGGCCGTGTTCGTGCTCGGCGATACACTTTTGGTGTACGGCTCGACGCACGAGAAGAACTTTCCCATCTGGATGAGCTCCAACCCCAAATCCGACGACTGGAAGGAAGCAGTGCACAACTTTCAGGTTGGGGCCTGGGACCCCGATTTTTTCCTCGACACCGACGGCAAGCTCTACCTCTACTGGGGCAGCAGCAACGAATTCCCGCTGTACGGCCAGCAAATTAGCCGCAAAACCTTCCAGCCCATCGGCGAGCCCAAGGCCATGTTTGGGCTGAATGACAAGCAGTTTGGCTGGCAGCGCTTCGGCGAATACCTCGACAATACCTTCCTCGACCCGTTTATGGAAGGCGCCTGGATGACCAAGCACAACGGGCGGTACTACCTGCAATACGGCGCACCTGGCACCGAATTCAGCGGCTACGCCGATGGCGTGCAGGTGGCCGACCAGCCGCTGGGGCCGTTCACACCGCAGCCGCACAATCCATTTGCCTACAAGCCCGGCGGCTTTGTGCGGGGCGCCGGCCACGGCAATACCTTTCAGGATGCCTGGGCCAACTGGTGGCACGTGTCCACAACGGTCATCAACGTGAAAAACAACTTTGAGCGGCGCCTGGGCCTGTGGCCCGCCGGCTTCGACGCCGACGGCACGCTCTACACCAACACCACCTTCGGCGACTACCCACACTACCTGCCCAACGGCCCGGCCGACCACCTGCAGCCCCAGTTTACGGGCTGGATGCTACTCAACTACCAGCGCCCGGTGCGGGTGTCGAGCACGCTCGGCAGCTACCTGCCCAACTACGCCGTCGACGAAAGCATCAAAACCTATTGGAGCGCCGCCACGGCCAACCCCGGCGAATACATCCAGACCGACCTGGGCAGCGTGAGCACCGTGCGCGCCATCCAGATAAACTACGCCGACCAGGACGCCACCTTCCTGGGCAAATCAAAAGGCGTCTATCACCAATACAAGCTCTACAGCTCGCTGGACGGCAAAACGTGGAAGGTATTGGTCGACAAAAGCCGGAACAAAACCGATGTGCCGCATGACTATATTGAGCTGCCCGCGCCAATTAAAACCCGCTTCCTAAAGCTGGAAAACGTGCACATGCCCACCGGCAAATTCGCCATCAGTGGCCTGCGCGTCTTCGGCCTAGGCAGCGGCGCCAAGCCCACGCCCGTGAAAGGCTTTGTGGTGCTGCGAACGGAAAAAGACAAGCGCAGCGCCTGGCTCAGGTGGGCTCCCAACGACAAGGCCTACGCCTATAACATCTACACCGGCCTCGCCCCCGACAAGCTCTACAGCTGCATCATGGTGCACGGCGCCAACGACTACTACTTCAAAGGCATGGACAAAGACCGGCCATATTACTTCACCATTGAAGCCATCAACGAAAACGGGGTTTCGACCCGCACGCCGGTAACCCTGGCGAAGTAG
- a CDS encoding glucoamylase family protein, with translation MNTKLLLYLLLLLPGFLQAQPKPAPKKDAPTAKFVPRQRPRNLTDDQLLDLVQKQTFRYFWDFGHPVSGMARERSNVAYDYGNEVVTTGGTGFGIMAIVVAADRKWITREQAATRIYKMVRFLEKADAFHGVFPHWMNGATGKVIKFGAKDDGGDIVETSFLMEGLICARQYFTAETPVERDLRNHILWMWENVEWNWHTQGGQNVLYWHWSPNNGWSMNHQIHGWNECLITYVLAASSPKYAIDKPVYDQGWATGPEFKNGKEYYGIKLPLGPDMGGPLFFTHYSFLGLNPHGLKDQYADYWQQNQNHTLINYAYCVDNPKKYKGYGPNTWGLTASDSYQGYAAHNPKEDLGVISPTAALSAFPYTPEHSMRALKHFYNDLGDNIWGEYGFVDGFSEQHNWHAKSYLAIDQGPIVGMIENYRSGLLWKLFMSSPDVQRGLTKLGFESPMLKK, from the coding sequence ATGAACACAAAACTCCTCCTGTATCTGCTGCTTCTGCTGCCCGGCTTCCTGCAAGCCCAGCCGAAGCCCGCACCGAAAAAAGACGCGCCCACGGCCAAGTTTGTCCCGCGCCAGCGCCCGCGCAACCTCACCGACGACCAGCTGCTGGACCTGGTGCAGAAGCAGACGTTTCGGTATTTCTGGGATTTCGGGCACCCGGTATCGGGCATGGCCCGCGAGCGCAGCAACGTGGCCTACGATTACGGCAACGAGGTAGTGACCACCGGCGGCACCGGCTTCGGAATCATGGCCATCGTTGTAGCGGCCGACCGCAAGTGGATAACACGGGAGCAAGCCGCCACGCGCATCTACAAAATGGTGCGCTTCCTGGAAAAGGCCGACGCCTTTCATGGAGTCTTTCCGCACTGGATGAACGGCGCCACCGGCAAGGTCATCAAGTTCGGGGCCAAGGACGACGGCGGCGACATCGTGGAAACGTCCTTTCTGATGGAAGGCCTGATTTGCGCCCGCCAGTACTTCACCGCCGAAACACCGGTGGAGCGCGACCTGCGCAACCACATTCTCTGGATGTGGGAAAACGTGGAGTGGAACTGGCACACCCAGGGCGGCCAAAACGTGCTCTACTGGCACTGGAGCCCCAACAACGGCTGGAGCATGAACCACCAGATTCACGGCTGGAACGAGTGCCTCATTACCTACGTGCTGGCCGCATCCTCGCCCAAATACGCCATCGACAAGCCCGTTTACGACCAGGGTTGGGCTACCGGGCCGGAGTTTAAGAATGGCAAGGAATACTACGGCATCAAGCTACCGCTAGGGCCGGACATGGGCGGGCCACTGTTCTTCACGCACTACTCTTTCCTGGGCCTGAACCCCCACGGCCTCAAGGACCAGTACGCCGACTACTGGCAGCAAAACCAGAACCACACGCTCATCAACTACGCCTACTGCGTCGACAATCCCAAGAAGTACAAGGGCTACGGCCCCAACACCTGGGGCCTCACTGCCTCCGATAGCTACCAAGGCTACGCCGCCCACAATCCCAAGGAAGACCTGGGCGTGATTTCGCCCACGGCCGCGCTTTCGGCTTTCCCCTACACGCCCGAGCATTCCATGCGCGCGCTGAAGCACTTTTATAACGACCTGGGCGACAATATCTGGGGTGAATATGGCTTCGTGGACGGTTTCAGCGAACAGCACAACTGGCACGCCAAATCCTACCTGGCCATCGACCAGGGCCCCATCGTGGGCATGATTGAGAACTACCGCTCGGGCCTGCTGTGGAAGCTCTTTATGAGCTCACCCGACGTACAGCGCGGGCTGACCAAGCTGGGGTTTGAGAGCCCGATGCTTAAGAAGTAA
- a CDS encoding RagB/SusD family nutrient uptake outer membrane protein → MKTFSYAFTRRAGTAALALSLALVSGCKDFLDVAPQGQLSEDAIRTDPGAAQKLVDGVYNAMYLGGFGPDIHGLQFVILTDIASDDADKGSTPSDYNDALTIDNFTVTSSNGTINNAWNGYYQGISRANQALDKIPLSPAADVVKNRLLGEVRFLRGYFYFNLVRLFGGVPKLDKVPATSEINNPDLQKRATAADIYALIISDLEFAAANLPLKGATETGRATKAAAQGMLAKVYLYQKNYQKAYDLTNEIITGKSGAYALYPTYADIWRTVGANSSESIFEVQAGINSACNNSAVELYSVSQGPRSGGKGGWADLGFGFNNPTQQLADAYEPGDVRRAGSIIFIQPTAPAGQRSTGTVLWDGFRIPSKDSVENFRYSYKAYHSRTKEPNCGNSDFLPKNIRVLRYAEILLINAEAAVQIGNTAAATTGLTAVRARAGLGPKAATLANIWQERRVELALEHDRFFDLVRQESVQPGRIVPLFAAQGKTFVKGKNEIFPIPQPQIDLSGGQLTQNPGY, encoded by the coding sequence ATGAAAACCTTTTCTTACGCCTTTACCCGCCGTGCCGGCACGGCCGCACTGGCCTTGTCGCTGGCCCTCGTCAGCGGTTGCAAAGACTTTCTCGACGTGGCCCCGCAAGGCCAGCTAAGCGAAGACGCCATCCGCACGGACCCCGGCGCCGCCCAAAAGCTGGTAGACGGCGTGTACAACGCCATGTACCTGGGTGGCTTCGGCCCCGACATTCACGGCCTGCAGTTCGTCATCCTCACCGACATTGCCTCCGACGACGCCGACAAAGGCAGCACACCGAGCGATTATAACGACGCCCTCACGATTGACAACTTCACCGTAACGTCGTCCAACGGCACCATCAACAACGCCTGGAACGGCTACTACCAGGGCATTTCGCGCGCCAACCAGGCCCTCGACAAAATCCCGCTCAGCCCCGCCGCCGATGTGGTGAAGAACCGGCTGCTCGGCGAGGTGCGCTTCCTGCGCGGCTACTTCTACTTCAACCTGGTGCGCCTGTTTGGCGGCGTGCCCAAGCTGGATAAAGTACCGGCCACGTCCGAAATCAACAACCCGGACCTGCAGAAGCGGGCCACGGCGGCCGACATCTACGCCCTCATCATCAGCGACCTGGAGTTTGCGGCGGCCAACCTGCCCCTCAAAGGCGCCACCGAAACCGGCCGGGCCACCAAAGCCGCGGCCCAGGGCATGCTGGCCAAGGTGTACCTCTACCAGAAAAACTACCAGAAAGCTTACGACCTGACCAACGAAATCATCACGGGCAAGTCGGGCGCCTATGCCCTCTACCCCACGTATGCCGACATTTGGCGTACAGTGGGCGCCAACAGCTCCGAATCCATTTTTGAGGTGCAAGCCGGCATCAATTCGGCCTGCAACAACTCGGCGGTGGAGCTGTACAGCGTGAGCCAGGGCCCGCGCTCGGGTGGCAAAGGCGGTTGGGCTGACTTGGGCTTCGGATTCAATAACCCGACCCAGCAGCTGGCCGATGCCTACGAGCCCGGCGACGTGCGCCGCGCCGGCAGCATCATCTTCATTCAGCCCACCGCCCCGGCCGGCCAGCGCTCTACCGGCACGGTGCTCTGGGACGGCTTCCGCATCCCGAGCAAGGACTCGGTGGAGAACTTCCGCTACAGCTACAAGGCCTACCACAGCCGCACCAAGGAGCCCAACTGCGGCAACAGCGACTTCCTGCCCAAGAACATCCGGGTGCTGCGCTACGCCGAAATCCTGCTCATCAACGCCGAAGCCGCCGTGCAGATAGGCAACACCGCCGCAGCCACCACCGGCCTCACCGCCGTGCGCGCCCGTGCCGGCCTCGGCCCCAAAGCCGCCACCCTGGCCAACATCTGGCAGGAACGCCGGGTTGAGCTGGCCCTGGAGCACGACCGGTTCTTCGACCTCGTGCGCCAGGAAAGCGTGCAGCCCGGCCGCATTGTGCCACTCTTCGCCGCCCAGGGCAAGACGTTTGTGAAAGGCAAGAATGAGATTTTCCCCATTCCCCAGCCCCAGATTGACCTGAGCGGCGGCCAGCTCACGCAGAACCCGGGGTACTAG
- a CDS encoding TonB-dependent receptor: MTTRLQFPPLLPGLKRLALLSGLLLGLLSSISPAFASAAQPVLEHLVTLQANDERMATVLSKLETQANVRFQYSRQLIGASRRVSVNAVSQPLAQVLSQLLEPLQINYKLVNDGIILRPAAPLAAPAAPADATVTGRVVDEKGAGLPGVNVVIKGGSNGTQTDMDGKFTLSVPENSTLVFSFVGYTSQEVVVGTQTTINIALVPDAKALSEVVVVGYGSQRRQDLTGAVARVDGAEIVNQPVQTPTQALQGKIAGVQIISDGTPNSQPKVRIRGTGTLLGGAEPLYVVDGVQTTDIRNLSNADIASIDVLKDASAAAIYGVRGANGVIIVTTKKGQLGKPVLSYSGTAGFKTAAHLVQMADANQYVNYLKDTSPNTVIPPYSGTTNWYDEILRRGTYQNHNLAVSGATESVKYYFSGNLLQDDGTVINNKFSRLTVRSNTSFMLSDKVTISSQASFSHADTRDVNIGTAYNNAYRAAPIIPAKVNGLYGNTAAFGNVGNPVLDIEKNDNKSLENRLQGNIGLDVRPIEGLTLRSAINVDLNADNRRVYNYQFANDAKTFITSGGNQRNDRSSLSTTQVNAYRYLWENTATYQRTFNEKHNLTLLAGTVAEEGLRAQFSGSRRNVPADPSQWYLNTGDPNTAVNDASTAKDRRLSLLGRVNYAYNNRYLLTTNLRYDGTSKFNRDRRYGFFPSLGLGWIVSEEDFLRDNKTLSYLKLRASYGQLGNDQIPADSYILTADSNIPYVFNGQPVLGAAIKQIKDRNVRWETTTEYDAAVEFGFLENRLTGELTYYDKRTTNALIPVNIPAIFGDPENQYITNAADITNRGVEAALNWRAAIGTSTDWTYNLGANVTFNKNRIANLNGGQALFGGTNLVTKSDNGVAAGSFFLLDAIGVYQSADEITNGPKSTFNPKVGDLKYADTNGDGIVDNKDRRYFGSYQPPVYYGINGGLNFRNVDFSFVFSGNLNNKVYNAKKQLRTTSTDNIEASFANDRWTASNHSTTNPRALNSGMPNSTYFLESGSYLRLTNLVLGFTVPAATLERAHLASVRVFAAAQNVFTATKYTGFTPELAGGPLDSGIEANTYPTSRTVTLGLNVNFK, translated from the coding sequence ATGACCACTCGACTACAATTCCCACCCCTCTTGCCCGGCCTTAAGCGCCTGGCACTGCTCTCGGGCCTGCTATTGGGCCTGCTTTCGAGCATCTCGCCGGCCTTTGCCTCCGCGGCCCAGCCCGTACTGGAGCACCTCGTTACGCTGCAGGCCAATGATGAACGCATGGCCACCGTGCTTAGCAAGCTGGAAACGCAGGCCAACGTGCGCTTTCAGTACAGCCGGCAGCTCATCGGTGCCAGCCGCCGCGTATCGGTTAATGCCGTGAGCCAGCCCCTGGCCCAGGTGCTGAGCCAGCTGCTGGAACCACTCCAAATCAACTACAAGCTCGTCAACGACGGTATTATCCTGCGGCCGGCGGCGCCCCTTGCGGCTCCCGCCGCGCCCGCCGATGCTACCGTGACCGGCCGCGTGGTTGACGAAAAAGGCGCGGGCCTGCCCGGCGTCAACGTCGTCATCAAAGGCGGCTCCAACGGCACCCAGACGGATATGGACGGCAAGTTCACGCTCTCCGTGCCCGAAAACAGCACGCTGGTTTTCTCCTTCGTGGGCTATACCTCGCAGGAAGTGGTGGTAGGCACCCAAACCACCATCAACATCGCGCTGGTGCCCGACGCCAAGGCGCTGAGCGAAGTGGTGGTAGTGGGCTACGGCTCGCAGCGCCGCCAGGACCTGACCGGGGCCGTGGCTCGCGTGGATGGCGCCGAAATCGTGAACCAGCCCGTGCAAACGCCCACCCAGGCCCTGCAGGGTAAGATTGCCGGCGTGCAAATCATCAGCGACGGCACGCCGAACTCGCAGCCCAAAGTGCGCATCCGGGGTACGGGCACGCTGCTGGGCGGCGCCGAGCCGCTCTACGTGGTGGACGGGGTGCAAACCACCGACATCCGCAACCTGAGCAACGCCGACATTGCCTCGATTGACGTGCTGAAGGACGCTTCGGCCGCTGCAATCTATGGTGTGCGGGGCGCCAACGGCGTGATTATCGTGACCACCAAAAAGGGCCAGCTGGGCAAACCCGTGCTCAGCTACAGCGGCACCGCCGGCTTCAAAACGGCCGCCCACCTCGTGCAGATGGCCGACGCGAACCAGTACGTAAACTACCTGAAAGACACCTCGCCCAATACGGTAATTCCGCCCTATTCGGGCACTACCAACTGGTACGACGAAATTCTGCGCCGGGGCACCTACCAAAACCACAACCTGGCGGTATCGGGCGCTACTGAAAGCGTGAAGTACTACTTTTCGGGCAACCTGCTGCAGGACGATGGCACGGTCATTAACAACAAGTTCTCGCGTCTAACGGTACGCTCGAACACCTCGTTTATGCTCTCGGATAAGGTCACGATTAGCTCGCAGGCCTCGTTTAGCCACGCCGACACGCGCGATGTGAACATCGGCACGGCCTACAACAACGCCTACCGGGCGGCGCCCATCATTCCAGCCAAGGTAAACGGCCTTTACGGCAACACGGCCGCTTTTGGCAACGTGGGCAACCCCGTGCTCGACATTGAGAAAAACGACAACAAGTCGCTCGAAAACCGCTTGCAGGGTAACATCGGTCTCGACGTGCGGCCCATTGAGGGTCTGACGCTGCGCTCGGCCATCAACGTGGACCTGAACGCCGACAACCGCCGCGTATATAATTATCAGTTTGCCAACGACGCCAAGACCTTCATTACCAGCGGCGGCAACCAGCGCAACGACCGCAGCAGCCTCTCGACCACGCAGGTAAATGCCTACCGCTACCTGTGGGAAAACACGGCCACTTACCAGCGCACCTTCAACGAGAAGCACAACCTGACGCTGCTGGCCGGCACCGTGGCCGAGGAAGGCCTGCGCGCCCAGTTTTCGGGCAGCCGCCGAAACGTGCCCGCCGACCCCAGCCAGTGGTACCTGAACACTGGCGACCCCAACACGGCGGTGAACGACGCCAGCACGGCCAAGGACCGCCGCCTCTCGCTGCTGGGCCGCGTCAACTACGCCTACAACAACCGCTACTTGCTCACCACCAACCTGCGCTACGACGGCACGTCGAAGTTCAACCGCGACCGCCGCTATGGCTTCTTCCCGTCGTTGGGCCTGGGCTGGATTGTGTCGGAAGAAGACTTCCTGCGCGACAACAAGACATTGAGCTACCTCAAGCTGCGCGCCAGCTACGGCCAGCTCGGCAACGACCAGATTCCGGCCGACTCCTACATCCTGACGGCCGATTCCAACATTCCGTATGTGTTCAACGGCCAGCCGGTGCTGGGCGCGGCCATCAAACAGATTAAGGACCGCAACGTGCGCTGGGAAACCACCACGGAGTACGACGCCGCCGTGGAGTTCGGCTTCCTGGAGAACCGCCTGACCGGTGAGCTGACGTACTACGACAAGCGCACCACCAACGCCCTGATTCCGGTGAACATTCCGGCCATCTTCGGCGACCCCGAAAACCAGTACATCACCAACGCGGCCGACATCACCAACCGCGGCGTGGAAGCAGCCCTGAACTGGCGCGCCGCTATCGGCACCAGCACCGACTGGACCTACAACCTCGGCGCCAACGTCACTTTCAACAAGAACCGCATTGCCAACCTCAACGGTGGCCAGGCCTTGTTTGGCGGCACCAACCTGGTGACCAAGTCCGACAACGGCGTGGCCGCCGGCAGCTTCTTCCTGCTCGACGCCATTGGCGTGTACCAGAGTGCCGATGAAATCACCAACGGACCCAAATCGACCTTCAACCCCAAAGTGGGCGACCTGAAGTATGCCGATACCAACGGCGACGGCATCGTCGACAACAAGGACCGCCGCTACTTCGGCTCCTACCAGCCGCCGGTATACTACGGCATCAACGGTGGGCTGAACTTCCGGAATGTGGACTTCTCCTTCGTGTTTTCGGGCAACCTGAACAACAAGGTGTACAACGCCAAAAAGCAGCTGCGCACCACCAGCACCGACAACATCGAAGCCAGCTTCGCCAACGACCGGTGGACGGCCTCCAACCACTCCACCACTAACCCCAGGGCCCTAAACAGCGGCATGCCCAACTCCACCTACTTCCTGGAGTCGGGCTCCTACCTGCGCCTCACCAACCTGGTGCTGGGCTTCACGGTGCCCGCCGCCACGCTGGAGCGCGCCCACCTGGCCTCGGTCCGGGTGTTTGCCGCAGCCCAAAACGTGTTCACGGCCACCAAGTACACGGGCTTCACGCCGGAACTGGCCGGCGGCCCCCTGGATTCGGGCATCGAAGCCAACACCTATCCCACGAGCCGCACCGTTACGCTGGGGCTGAATGTCAATTTTAAATAA